From one Myxococcus xanthus genomic stretch:
- the ilvA gene encoding threonine ammonia-lyase, whose product MVTLEDIQAARERLRSAIRPTPCPQSDYYTERTECAAVFFKLENLQRTGAFKERGALNKLLTLTEDERRRGVIAASAGNHAQGVAYHARRLGVSATIVMPERTPLIKVSRTRDDYGARVVLKGTNYDEAYAEALRIQKAEDRVFIHPFNDAHVIAGQGTIGLELLEQCPDLEVVLVPIGGGGLISGIACALKETRPDIRVVGVQAETIASMKASVEAGERVLLAAAGTTIADGIAVKRVGDLTFPMVQKYVDEVVAVDEEEIAAAILTLLEQEKSVVEGAGAVGLAALLSGDVPAARGRRTAIILSGGNIDMNVISRIIERGLVKAGRLVQLEVRLPDRPGMLAKLTTQVADLRANVVEIHHERAFSKAGLGEAMVEVTLETTGPAQIEELERALHRLGWQVARK is encoded by the coding sequence ATGGTCACCCTCGAGGACATCCAGGCCGCGCGCGAGCGCCTTCGCTCGGCCATCCGCCCCACGCCGTGCCCGCAGTCGGACTACTACACGGAGCGGACGGAGTGCGCCGCGGTGTTCTTCAAGCTGGAGAACCTCCAGCGCACCGGGGCCTTCAAGGAGCGCGGCGCCCTCAACAAGCTGCTGACGCTGACCGAGGACGAGCGGCGCCGGGGCGTCATCGCCGCGTCCGCCGGAAACCACGCGCAGGGTGTCGCGTACCACGCGCGTCGGCTGGGCGTGAGTGCCACCATCGTCATGCCGGAGCGCACCCCGCTCATCAAGGTGTCGCGCACGCGGGATGACTACGGCGCGCGCGTGGTGCTCAAGGGCACCAACTACGACGAGGCCTACGCGGAGGCGCTGCGCATCCAGAAGGCGGAGGACCGCGTCTTCATCCACCCCTTCAATGACGCGCACGTCATCGCCGGCCAGGGCACCATCGGCCTGGAGCTGCTGGAGCAGTGCCCCGACCTGGAGGTGGTGCTCGTCCCCATTGGCGGCGGCGGGCTCATCTCCGGCATCGCGTGCGCGCTGAAGGAGACGCGGCCCGACATCCGCGTGGTGGGCGTGCAGGCGGAGACCATCGCCAGCATGAAGGCGTCGGTGGAGGCGGGCGAGCGCGTGCTGCTGGCCGCCGCGGGCACCACCATCGCGGACGGCATCGCCGTCAAGCGCGTGGGCGACCTCACCTTCCCCATGGTGCAGAAGTACGTGGACGAGGTGGTGGCCGTGGACGAGGAGGAAATCGCCGCCGCCATCCTCACCCTCCTGGAGCAGGAGAAGAGCGTGGTGGAGGGCGCCGGCGCGGTGGGCCTGGCGGCGCTGCTCAGCGGTGACGTTCCCGCCGCGAGGGGCCGGCGCACCGCCATCATCTTGAGCGGTGGCAACATCGACATGAACGTCATCAGCCGCATCATCGAGCGCGGTCTGGTGAAGGCTGGCCGCTTGGTGCAGTTGGAGGTCCGGCTGCCGGACCGGCCCGGAATGCTGGCGAAGCTCACCACGCAGGTGGCCGACCTGCGCGCCAATGTCGTGGAGATCCACCACGAGCGCGCCTTCTCCAAGGCGGGCCTGGGCGAGGCCATGGTGGAGGTGACGCTGGAGACCACCGGGCCCGCGCAAATCGAGGAGCTGGAGCGCGCGCTCCACCGGCTGGGCTGGCAGGTGGCCCGCAAGTAG
- a CDS encoding peptidase MA family metallohydrolase, translating to MSPAALLSALLLTAAPSSPGQKAKSLAASRAWEELYLAFSAGEASDVPTPQRGTVATALQKGCEALKDEDPVMAYSLGERATVYEESAGALRCLARAARKTDQRATAEAALRKGLAQYPKDGAFGLELGRLLMEEQDAAGAVAALEKVPAKSKEAAEAKRLLVQARAKTTEETAARREAERLELRMNGATSGRPTVMVETQPTVAGQGRGSTRSASLNYESGTGADGMRTRSNSRFVIRYFNNDRDFGQRAEYEGRIVAALDEAYDFTRSMLGEVRHAPVDIILYTLAEFQTHFGAARARTVAGLYSDNAIRINDAAELTPQTKATLVHEYVHAALDELCGGYGNNLPVWLNEGLAEYVEWRYMGGEDPERSVRNYMARAAKANSLPKLAQMEGSSLIMQRNPTVAYATSAVAVRELVKRGGTGRFLTMVREVGQGRPIDEALTEHYGKTRASLDEDVRAALQ from the coding sequence ATGAGCCCCGCCGCCCTGCTCTCCGCCCTGCTACTGACCGCCGCCCCTTCTTCTCCCGGACAGAAGGCGAAGTCGCTCGCCGCCAGCCGCGCGTGGGAGGAGCTCTATCTGGCCTTCTCGGCCGGAGAGGCATCGGACGTGCCCACCCCGCAGCGGGGCACCGTCGCCACGGCGCTCCAGAAGGGCTGCGAGGCGCTGAAGGACGAGGACCCGGTGATGGCGTACTCACTGGGCGAGCGGGCCACCGTGTACGAGGAGTCCGCGGGCGCGCTGCGGTGCCTGGCCCGGGCCGCGCGGAAGACGGACCAGCGGGCCACCGCGGAAGCCGCCCTGCGCAAGGGGCTGGCCCAGTACCCCAAGGACGGCGCCTTCGGCCTGGAGTTGGGGCGGCTGCTGATGGAGGAACAGGACGCGGCGGGCGCCGTGGCGGCGCTGGAGAAGGTGCCGGCGAAGTCGAAGGAGGCCGCGGAAGCGAAGCGGCTGCTCGTGCAGGCCCGCGCCAAGACGACGGAGGAGACCGCCGCGCGGCGGGAGGCGGAGCGCCTGGAGCTGCGGATGAATGGCGCCACGAGCGGGCGGCCTACCGTCATGGTCGAAACCCAGCCCACGGTGGCCGGCCAGGGCCGGGGCTCCACGCGCTCGGCCAGCCTCAACTACGAGTCGGGCACCGGCGCGGACGGCATGCGGACGCGCTCCAACAGCCGCTTCGTCATCCGGTACTTCAACAACGATCGCGACTTCGGCCAACGCGCGGAGTACGAGGGCCGCATCGTCGCCGCGCTGGACGAGGCCTACGACTTCACCCGCAGCATGCTGGGCGAGGTGCGCCACGCGCCGGTGGACATCATCCTGTACACCCTCGCGGAGTTCCAGACGCACTTCGGCGCGGCGCGGGCGCGAACAGTCGCCGGGCTCTACTCCGACAACGCCATCCGCATCAACGACGCCGCGGAGCTCACGCCGCAGACCAAGGCCACCCTGGTCCACGAGTACGTCCACGCCGCGCTGGATGAGCTCTGTGGCGGCTACGGGAACAACCTCCCCGTCTGGCTCAACGAGGGCCTGGCCGAGTACGTCGAGTGGCGCTACATGGGCGGCGAGGACCCCGAGCGGTCGGTCCGGAACTACATGGCCCGGGCCGCCAAGGCGAACTCCCTGCCCAAGCTGGCGCAGATGGAGGGCTCGTCCCTCATCATGCAGCGCAACCCGACCGTCGCCTATGCCACCTCCGCCGTGGCGGTCCGCGAGTTGGTGAAGCGGGGCGGTACGGGCCGGTTCCTCACGATGGTCCGTGAGGTGGGACAGGGAAGACCCATCGACGAGGCCCTGACGGAGCACTACGGCAAGACGCGGGCGAGCCTCGACGAGGACGTCCGGGCCGCTCTCCAGTAG